The region TCAACAGGTGATGGTGGTCGCCAATGGCGAAGGCTTTAGTATCAACAGCGAAGGAAAAGCACTGAATAATGCCGCAGTGGCGCAAAATGCCCGGGTCAGAATGTCCTCAGGCCAGGTGGTCAGCGGCACGGTCGGTCCTGATGGGAATATTCTGATTAACCTGTAATCTTTTTAAAGATTTCGCGGCGACTGCCGATAAATATTCAACAAATGATGATGTCAGGCGCAAACGCCGCGAACCCTCGATGAGGACAACACTATGAGCATTGATCGTACATCAGCCCTGAAGCCGGTTAGCACTGTACAACCTCGCGAAACGAATGAGGCTGCCCCGCAAAAAACGCGTCTGGAAAAAACGTCGACGGCTAACAGCACCAGCGTCACGCTGAGCGATGCGCAGTCGAAGCTGATGCAGCCAGGCAGCAGCGATATCAACATGGAACGTGTTGAAGCGCTGAAAACGGCTATCCGTAACGGCGAACTGAAAATGGATACCAGCAAAATCGCTGATGCGCTGATTCAGGACGCACAGAGTTTCCTCCAGAGTAACTAACCGTATGAGTCGACTGTCAGAAATACTGGATCAGATGACGGTGGTCCTGAACGACCTGAAAACGGTGATGGATGCAGAACAGCACCACCTCTCTTCTGGTCAACTCAACGGCAGCGCGTTGCAACGCATTACTGAAGATAAAAGCTCGCTGCTGGCGACCCTGGATTATCTGGAAAAACAGCGACGCGCTGAGCAAGACGCGAAACGCAGCGCCAATGATGAGATCAATGAACGCTGGCAGACCATTACAGAAAAAACCCAGCATCTTCGCGATCTCAACCAGCACAACGGCTGGCTGCTGGAAGGTCAGATTATCCGTAATCAGCAGGCGCTTGAAGTGTTAAAGCCCTATAAAGAGCCGGGGCTGTACGGTGCGGATGGTCAGACGGCCACGGCACGTATCACGGGCGGGAAAAAGATTTCGATTTGACGCAGTAGCGGCACGTCATAAAACGGGGAGCACCTTTTGGTGAACTCCCCTTTTGGCGTTTATACCATGCGGCGGGTGAACTCTTTCACCTTGAAGCCAAGCACCGCCAGCGTGGCAAAGTACGCCACCACACCGACGGCCACCACGGCCATCAGACGCATCAGGCGATAAGGCATGGTGCCCTGCGCCCAGTCAGGCATGACATACAACATGCCAACCAGCGCTGCCGCCATCACCACTACCGCAATCACCAGACGCAGCAGGAAGCTTGCCCAGCCCGGCTGCGGTGTGAAGATATCCTGCTTACGCAGTTGCCAGTACAGCAGCCCGGCGTTCAGACAGGCCGCCAGACCAATCGACAATGACAGACCCGCGTGTTTCAGCGGTCCGATAAACGCCAGGTTCATCAGCTGCGTCATGATCAGCGTCACAATGGCAATCTTAACCGGCGTTTTAATGTCCTGACGTGAATAGAAGCCCGGCGCCAGCACCTTCACGACAATCAGCCCCATCAGCCCCACCGAGTAGGCCACCAGCGCACGCTGGGTCATGGCGGCATCAAAGGCGGTGAATTTCCCATACTGGAACAGCGACACCGTCAGCGGTTTCGCCAGGATCCCCATCGCCACCGCGCTTGGCAGCGCCAGCAGAAAACAGAGACGCAGGCCCCAGTCCATCAGGCGACAGTATTCGTCATGGTTGCCGCTGGCGAAACTTTTCGACAGGGACGGCAGCAGAATAGTCCCCAGCGCCACGCCCAGCACCCCGGACGGAAACTCCATCAAACGGTCGGCGTAGTACATCCAGGACACCGAGCCAGACACCAGGAAAGAGGCGAAGATGGTATTGATGATGAGCGAGATCTGGCTGACGGACACGCCGAGTATCGCCGGTCCCATCTGTTTAATAACGCGCATTG is a window of Enterobacter hormaechei ATCC 49162 DNA encoding:
- the flgM gene encoding flagellar biosynthesis anti-sigma factor FlgM, with translation MSIDRTSALKPVSTVQPRETNEAAPQKTRLEKTSTANSTSVTLSDAQSKLMQPGSSDINMERVEALKTAIRNGELKMDTSKIADALIQDAQSFLQSN
- the flgN gene encoding flagella biosynthesis chaperone FlgN, which codes for MSRLSEILDQMTVVLNDLKTVMDAEQHHLSSGQLNGSALQRITEDKSSLLATLDYLEKQRRAEQDAKRSANDEINERWQTITEKTQHLRDLNQHNGWLLEGQIIRNQQALEVLKPYKEPGLYGADGQTATARITGGKKISI
- the murJ gene encoding murein biosynthesis integral membrane protein MurJ, yielding MNLLKSLAAVSSMTMFSRVLGFARDAIVARVFGAGMATDAFFVAFKLPNLLRRIFAEGAFSQAFVPILAEYKSKQGEDATRVFVAYVSGLLTLALAIVTVLGMLAAPWVIMVTAPGFADTADKFALTTQLLRITFPYILLISLASLVGAILNTWNRFSVPAFAPTFLNVSMIGFALFAAPHFNPPVLALAWAVTVGGVLQLAYQLPHLKKIGMLVLPRINFKDAGAMRVIKQMGPAILGVSVSQISLIINTIFASFLVSGSVSWMYYADRLMEFPSGVLGVALGTILLPSLSKSFASGNHDEYCRLMDWGLRLCFLLALPSAVAMGILAKPLTVSLFQYGKFTAFDAAMTQRALVAYSVGLMGLIVVKVLAPGFYSRQDIKTPVKIAIVTLIMTQLMNLAFIGPLKHAGLSLSIGLAACLNAGLLYWQLRKQDIFTPQPGWASFLLRLVIAVVVMAAALVGMLYVMPDWAQGTMPYRLMRLMAVVAVGVVAYFATLAVLGFKVKEFTRRMV